In Apus apus isolate bApuApu2 chromosome 25, bApuApu2.pri.cur, whole genome shotgun sequence, the following proteins share a genomic window:
- the CWC25 gene encoding pre-mRNA-splicing factor CWC25 homolog: MGGGDLNLKKSWHPQTLRNVEKVWKAEQKHEAERKKIEELQRELQEERAREEMQRYAEDMGTVRKREEKLEWMYQGPGGMVNREEYLMGRPVDKYIFEKGEEKDAGCSNETGLLPGSIFAKSGANSVLDMANKIREDPLFMIRKREEEKKREVLNNPVKMKKIKELLQNSLDKKEKKKKKEKKKKHKKRRHRSSSSDSGSSDGERGKTRSQKRTSSSCWKTAPSRAPGYGLQELSPRPRSSPAGQEGAPQRHRERSRSQSRSPQRRPGKRNPECRGSGSPSRHSKHHSREEKGRARSPSPKKSYRRQHSPGYTRKISQEELERKRQEMMENAKWREEERANNLRKHRKEEELEREAEKLDSRDGKFFHRLKLESASTSSLEDRVKRNIHSLQRTPAALEKNFMQR; this comes from the exons ATGGGAGGGGGCGACTTG AACCTGAAGAAGAGCTGGCACCCCCAGACCCTGCGGAATGTGGAGAAGGTCTGGAAAGCCGAGCAGAAACATGAGGCCGAGAGGAAGAAGATCGAGGAGCTGCAgcgggagctgcaggaggagcgAGCGCGGGAGGAGATGCAGAGATACGCGGAGGACATGGGCACTGTGCG gaaaagagaagagaagctgGAGTGGATGTACCAGGGCCCAGGGGGCATGGTGAACAGAGAGGAGTACCTGATGGGGCGCCCCGTGGACAAATACATCTTTGAGAAGGGTGAAGAGAAGGATGCTGGCTGCTCCAACGAGACTGGGCTCCTCCCAGGCTCCATTTTTGCCAAGTCAGGTGCCAATTCTGTCCTGGACATGGCCAACAAAATCCGGGAGGATCCACTGTTCATGATCAG gaagagggaggaggagaagaagagagaagttTTGAATAATCCTGTCAAGATGAAGAAAATCAAAGAGCTG CTGCAAAACAGTTTGgataaaaaagagaagaagaagaagaaggagaagaagaagaagcacaAGAAGCGGCGGCATCGCAGCTCCAGCAGTGACAGTGGCAGCAGTGATGGGGAGAGGGGCAAAACCAG GTCTCAGAAGAGGACAAGCAGTTCCTGCTGGAAAACTGCTCCTTCCAGAGCTCCAGGATATGGTTTGCAA GAGCTGAGCCCGAGGCCCCGGAGCTCCCCGGCCGGCCAGGAGGGGGCCCCGCAGCGGCACCGGGAGCGCTCCCGGAGCCAGAGCCGCTCCCCCCAGAGACGCCCCGGCAAGAGGAACCCGGAATGCAGGGGGTCGGGATCCCCTTCCAGACACAGCAAACA CCACAGTCgggaggagaagggcagagccaggagcccCTCCCCAAAAAAGAGCTACCGCCGCCAGCACAGCCCGGGCTACACCAG AAAGATctcccaggaggagctggagaggaaacGGCAGGAAATGATGGAAAATGCCAAgtggagggaagaggagagagcaAACAACCTCAGGAAGCACCgaaaggaggaggagctggagagggaagcagagaagcTCGACTCCCGAGATGGGAAGTTCTTCCA CCGCCTGAAGCTGGAAAGTGCATCCACCTCCAGCCTGGAGGACCGGGTGAAGCGCAACATCCACTCCCTCCAGAGGACTCCTGCTGCCTTGGAAAAGAACTTCATGCAGAGATGA
- the PIP4K2B gene encoding phosphatidylinositol 5-phosphate 4-kinase type-2 beta: protein MASNCAGGSSAGGVGAALGSALSASKTKTKKKHFVCQKVKLFRASEPLLSVLMWGANHTINELSNVPVPVMLMPDDFKAYSKIKVDNHLFNKENLPSRFKFKEYCPLVFRNLRERFGIDDQDYQNSVTRSAPVNSDSQGRCGARFLTTYDRRFVIKAVSSEDVAEMHNILKKYHQFIVECHGNTLLPQFLGMYRLTVDGVETYMVVTRNVFSHRLTVHRKYDLKGSTVSREASDKEKAKDLPTFKDNDFLNEGQKLHVGEESKKNFLEKLKRDVEFLAQLKIMDYSLLVGIHDVDRAEQEEMEVEDRAEDEECENDGLGGNPISSYGTPPDSPGNLLNYPRFFGPGEFDPSVDVYAMKSHESAPRKEVYFMAIIDILTPYDAKKKAAHAAKTVKHGAGAEISTVNPEQYSKRFNEFISNILT, encoded by the exons ATGGCCTCCAACTGCGCGGGGGGCTCGTCGGCCGGGGGGGTCGGGGCGGCGCTGGGCTCGGCCCTCAGCGCCAGCAAGACCAAGACGAAGAAGAAACACTTCGTGTGCCAGAAGGTGAAGCTGTTCCGGGCCTCGGAACCGCTGCTCAGCGTCCTCATGTGGGGAGCCAACCACACG atcAATGAACTCAGCAATGTTCCTGTCCCTGTCATGTTAATGCCCGATGACTTTAAAGCCTACAGTAAGATTAAGGTGGACAATCATCTATTCAACAA GGAAAACTTGCCAAGTCGCTTTAAATTTAAGGAGTATTGTCCACTGGTGTTCCGAAACCTCCGGGAGAGATTTGGGATTGATGATCAGGACTACCAG AACTCGGTGACTCGGAGCGCCCCGGTGAACAGCGACAGCCAGGGCCGCTGCGGGGCCCGGTTCCTCACCACCTATGACAGGAGGTTTGTCATCAAGGCCGTGTCCAGCGAGGATGTGGCAGAGATGCACAACATCCTCAAGAAGTACCATCAG ttCATAGTGGAGTGCCATGGGAACACCCTCCTGCCCCAGTTCCTGGGCATGTACCGGCTCACGGTGGACGGGGTGGAGACCTACATGGTGGTGACCAGGAACGTGTTCAGCCACAGGCTGACGGTGCATCGCAAGTACGACCTGAAG GGCTCAACAGTATCCAGGGAAGCCAGTGATAAAGAGAAG GCCAAGGATCTGCCAACCTTCAAGGACAACGACTTCTTGAATGAGGGTCAGAAACTGCACGTTGGGGAAGAGAGTAAAAAGAActtcctggagaagctgaagagGGACGTGGAG TTTTTGGCTCAGCTGAAGATCATGGACTACAGCTTGCTGGTGGGGATCCATGACGTTGACcgagcagagcaggaggagatggaagTGGAGGATCGGGCAGAGGATGAGGAGTGTGAGAACGATGGTCTGGGGGGCAACCCCATCTCCTCCTACGGGACCCCCCCCGACAGCCCCGGCAACCTCCTCAACTACCCGCGCTTCTTCGGGCCCGGGGAGTTCGACCCCTCGGTCGACGTCTACGCCATGAAGAGCCACGAAA GTGCCCCCAGGAAGGAAGTCTACTTCATGGCCATTATAGACATCCTCACACCGTACGATGCGAAGAAGAAAGCTGCACATGCTGCCAAAACAGTGAAACATGGG gctggagcagagatcTCCACTGTCAACCCCGAGCAGTACTCGAAACGCTTCAACGAGTTTATCTCCAACATCCTGACATAG
- the RPL23 gene encoding 60S ribosomal protein L23 translates to MSKRGRGGSSGAKFRISLGLPVGAVINCADNTGAKNLYIISVKGIKGRLNRLPAAGVGDMVMATVKKGKPELRKKVHPAVVIRQRKSYRRKDGVFLYFEDNAGVIVNNKGEMKGSAITGPVAKECADLWPRIASNAGSIA, encoded by the exons ATGTCGAAGCGAG gaCGCGGCGGTTCCTCCGGCGCCAAGTTCCGCATCTCGCTGGGTCTCCCGGTGGGCGCCGTGATCAACTGCGCGGACAACACGG GAGCCAAGAACCTCTACATCATCTCCGTGAAGGGCATCAAGGGGCGGCTGAACCGGCTGCCGGCGGCTGGGGTGGGGGACATGGTGATGGCCACGGTCAAGAAGGGGAAACCGGAGCTGAGGAAAAAGG TGCACCCGGCCGTGGTGATCCGGCAGCGCAAGTCCTACCGCCGCAAGGACGGGGTGTTCCTCTACTTCGAGGACAACGCGGGGGTGATAGTGAATAATAAAGGGGAAATGAAAG gctcTGCCATCACAGGCCCCGTGGCCAAGGAATGTGCTGACCTGTGGCCCCGCATCGCCTCCAACGCCGGGAGCATCGCCTGA